Proteins found in one Melospiza melodia melodia isolate bMelMel2 chromosome 13, bMelMel2.pri, whole genome shotgun sequence genomic segment:
- the GINS3 gene encoding DNA replication complex GINS protein PSF3 gives MSEAYFPVGPGLGMEENFLSLDDILMSQEKLPGRAESALPRLAVLVGQGASSAESVPEGSKLEIPLWLAKGLHDSKRRIISVELPKIYKEAWRTVFSADANVVDLHKMGPYYYGFGSQLLNFENPENPEIAQTILQTFVARFRRIMDSSQNAYNEDTSALVARLDELERALFQVGQKGLNDFQCWEKGQASQITASSLVQNYGKRKLTEVDG, from the exons ATGTCCGAGGCGTATTTCCCCGTGGGCCCCGGGCTGGGCATGGAGGAGAATTTCCTCTCGCTGGACGATATCCTGATGTCGCAGGAGAAGCTGCCGGGCCGCGCCGAGAGCGCGTTGCCGCGCCTGGCCGTGTTGGTGGGGCAGGGCGCCAGCAGCGCCGAGTCCGTCCCGGAG GGATCGAAGCTGGAAATCCCCCTGTGGCTTGCTAAAGGGCTGCATGACAGCAAGAGGAGAATCATCTCTGTGGAGCTGCCAAAGATTTACAAGGAAGCCTGGAGGACGGTGTTCAGTGCTGATGCCAACGTGGTTGATCTGCATAAAATGGGGCCCTACTACTATGGATTTGGCTCACAGCTCCTGAATTTTGAGAATCCAGAGAATCCTGAGATAGCTCAGACTATCCTGCAG ACGTTCGTCGCCCGTTTCCGCCGCATCATGGACTCCTCTCAGAACGCCTACAACGAGGACACGTCTGCGCTGGTGGCACGCCTGGACGAGCTGGAGAGGGCTCTCTTTCAAGTGGGCCAGAAAGGGCTGAATGACTTCCAgtgctgggaaaagggacaggctTCTCAAATCACTGCTTCCAGTCTGGTGCAGAACTACGGGAAAAGGAAGCTCACGGAAGTGGATGGTTAA